Proteins encoded by one window of Nocardioides euryhalodurans:
- a CDS encoding ATP-dependent Clp protease ATP-binding subunit → MFERFTDRARRVVVLAQEEARMLSHNYIGTEHILLGLIHEGEGVAAKALESLDISLEAVRAQVEEIIGQGQQAPSGHIPFTPRAKKVLELSLREALQLGHSYIGTEHILLGLIREGEGVAAQVLQKLGADLNRVRQQVIQLLSGFQGKESSATASASGAPSEQQSSSLVLDQFGRNLTQDAREGKLDPVIGREQEIERVMQILSRRTKNNPVLIGEPGVGKTTIVEGLAQDIVKGNVPETLKDKQIYTLDLGALVAGSRYRGDFEERLKKVLKEIRTRGDIVLFIDEIHTLVGAGAAEGAIDAASILKPMLARGELQTIGATTLDEYRKYLEKDAALERRFQPIQVAEPSIAHTIEMLKGLRDRYEAHHRVTITDEALVSAATLADRYISDRFLPDKAIDLIDEAGSRLRIRRMTAPADLREYDDKIAEVRQRKEGAIDGQDFEAAARLRDEEKQLIARKAEREKQWRAGDMDEVAEVDEELIAEVLAVATGIPIVKLSEEESSRLLHMEDELHKRVIGQDQAVKAISRAIRRTRAGMKDPKRPGGSFIFAGPSGVGKTWLSKSLAEFLFGDEDALIQLDMSEFSEKHTVSRLFGSPPGYVGYEEGGQLTEKVRRKPFSVVLFDEVEKAHPDIFNSLLQILEEGRLTDSQGRVVDFKNTVIIMTTNLGTRDIAKGLNLGFQQAGDAAGSYERMKNKVSEELKQHFRPEFLNRVDEIIVFPPLSQEQIVAMVDNMIAGVELRLRDRDMKLELTQDAKNLLAERGFDPVLGARPLRRTIQREIEDVLSEKMLFGEVGPGQIVLVGVEGEGPTAAFTFRGQKMGELPDVPPFETADVDASAGEAPAEGPDDSEGPKDVPRAE, encoded by the coding sequence ATGTTCGAGCGGTTCACCGACCGAGCCCGACGAGTGGTGGTGCTGGCCCAGGAAGAGGCCCGCATGCTGTCCCACAACTACATCGGGACCGAGCACATCCTGCTCGGCCTGATCCACGAGGGCGAGGGTGTGGCGGCCAAGGCGCTGGAGAGCCTCGACATCTCCCTGGAGGCCGTGCGCGCCCAGGTCGAGGAGATCATCGGCCAGGGCCAGCAGGCCCCCAGCGGCCACATCCCGTTCACCCCGCGCGCCAAGAAGGTGCTCGAGCTGTCCCTGCGCGAGGCGCTGCAGCTCGGCCACTCCTACATCGGGACCGAGCACATCCTGCTCGGCCTGATCCGCGAGGGCGAGGGCGTCGCTGCCCAGGTCCTCCAGAAGCTCGGCGCCGACCTCAACCGGGTCCGCCAGCAGGTCATCCAGCTGCTCTCCGGCTTCCAGGGCAAGGAGTCCTCGGCGACCGCCTCCGCCAGCGGCGCCCCCTCCGAGCAGCAGTCCTCCTCGCTCGTCCTCGACCAGTTCGGGCGCAACCTCACCCAGGACGCCCGCGAGGGCAAGCTCGACCCGGTCATCGGCCGGGAGCAGGAGATCGAGCGGGTCATGCAGATCCTGTCGCGCCGTACGAAGAACAACCCGGTCCTCATCGGCGAGCCGGGCGTCGGCAAGACGACCATCGTCGAAGGCCTGGCCCAGGACATCGTCAAGGGCAACGTCCCCGAGACGCTCAAGGACAAGCAGATCTACACGCTCGACCTTGGCGCGCTCGTGGCCGGTTCCCGCTACCGCGGTGACTTCGAGGAGCGCCTCAAGAAGGTGCTCAAGGAGATCCGCACCCGCGGCGACATCGTGCTGTTCATCGACGAGATCCACACGCTCGTCGGCGCCGGTGCCGCCGAGGGCGCGATCGACGCGGCGAGCATCCTCAAGCCGATGCTGGCCCGCGGCGAGCTGCAGACCATCGGTGCGACCACCCTCGACGAGTACCGCAAGTACCTCGAGAAGGACGCCGCGCTGGAGCGCCGCTTCCAGCCGATCCAGGTCGCCGAGCCCTCGATCGCCCACACGATCGAGATGCTCAAGGGCCTGCGTGACCGCTACGAGGCCCACCACCGCGTGACGATCACCGACGAGGCGCTCGTGAGCGCCGCGACGCTGGCCGACCGCTACATCTCCGACCGCTTCCTCCCCGACAAGGCGATCGACCTGATCGACGAGGCCGGCTCGCGGCTGCGGATCCGCCGGATGACGGCGCCTGCCGACCTGCGCGAGTACGACGACAAGATCGCCGAGGTGCGCCAGCGCAAGGAGGGCGCGATCGACGGCCAGGACTTCGAGGCCGCGGCCCGCCTGCGCGACGAGGAGAAGCAGCTCATCGCCCGCAAGGCCGAGCGTGAGAAGCAGTGGCGCGCCGGCGACATGGACGAGGTCGCCGAGGTCGACGAGGAGCTGATCGCCGAGGTGCTCGCCGTCGCGACCGGCATCCCGATCGTGAAGCTGTCCGAGGAGGAGTCCTCGCGGCTGCTCCACATGGAGGACGAGCTCCACAAGCGGGTCATCGGCCAGGACCAGGCGGTCAAGGCGATCTCCCGCGCGATCCGGCGTACGCGTGCCGGCATGAAGGACCCCAAGCGGCCCGGCGGGTCGTTCATCTTCGCCGGCCCGTCCGGTGTCGGGAAGACCTGGCTGTCCAAGTCGCTCGCGGAGTTCCTCTTCGGCGACGAGGACGCGCTGATCCAGCTCGACATGAGCGAGTTCAGCGAGAAGCACACCGTCTCGCGGCTCTTCGGCTCGCCTCCGGGCTACGTCGGCTACGAGGAGGGCGGCCAGCTCACCGAGAAGGTGCGGCGCAAGCCGTTCTCCGTGGTCCTCTTCGACGAGGTCGAGAAGGCGCACCCCGACATCTTCAACAGCCTGCTGCAGATCCTGGAGGAAGGTCGCCTGACCGACTCCCAGGGCCGGGTCGTCGACTTCAAGAACACCGTCATCATCATGACGACCAACCTCGGCACGCGTGACATCGCCAAGGGCCTGAACCTCGGCTTCCAGCAGGCCGGTGACGCCGCCGGTTCCTACGAGCGGATGAAGAACAAGGTCTCGGAGGAGCTCAAGCAGCACTTCCGTCCCGAGTTCCTCAACCGTGTCGACGAGATCATCGTGTTCCCGCCGCTGTCGCAGGAGCAGATCGTCGCGATGGTCGACAACATGATCGCCGGCGTCGAGCTGCGCCTCCGCGACCGCGACATGAAGCTGGAGCTGACGCAGGACGCCAAGAACCTGCTGGCCGAGCGGGGCTTCGACCCCGTCCTCGGAGCGCGGCCGCTGCGGCGGACGATCCAGCGGGAGATCGAGGACGTGCTGTCCGAGAAGATGCTCTTCGGCGAGGTCGGCCCCGGGCAGATCGTGCTGGTCGGCGTCGAGGGCGAGGGGCCCACGGCCGCGTTCACGTTCCGCGGCCAGAAGATGGGCGAGCTGCCCGACGTTCCCCCGTTCGAGACCGCCGACGTCGACGCCTCCGCAGGCGAGGCACCGGCCGAGGGGCCGGACGACAGCGAAGGTCCCAAGGACGTCCCGCGCGCCGAGTGA
- a CDS encoding histone-like nucleoid-structuring protein Lsr2 produces the protein MAQKVNIVLVDDLDGSDASETVSFGLDGTSYEIDLNDKNAAALREALSGYVGHARKVTAARGRKARTTATTSGPSARELRDWARSNGFEVSDRGRVPAEVREAFDAAH, from the coding sequence ATGGCGCAGAAGGTGAACATCGTCCTGGTCGACGACCTCGACGGCAGTGACGCCTCGGAGACCGTGTCCTTCGGGCTCGACGGCACCTCCTACGAGATCGACCTGAACGACAAGAACGCCGCCGCGCTGCGCGAGGCCCTCTCCGGCTACGTCGGTCACGCCCGCAAGGTCACCGCCGCCCGCGGCCGCAAGGCGCGCACCACCGCCACGACCTCCGGCCCGAGCGCCCGCGAGCTGCGCGACTGGGCCCGCTCCAACGGCTTCGAGGTCTCCGACCGGGGCCGCGTCCCCGCCGAGGTGCGCGAGGCCTTCGACGCCGCGCACTGA
- a CDS encoding type III pantothenate kinase, producing MPRNAATAGPILAADIGNSHTVLGVVSGGDVLAEWRVATVATRTSDEWSVLLRGLLGDRAAEITGIAVCATVPAVLHEWRDMLDRHFGDLPRLVVEPGVRTGVPVRTDNPREVGTDRILNALAAATDFGGPAIVVDFGGTATTFDVVDAAGQYVGGAIAPGIELSLEALGHRGAQLRTVELSRPRSVIARNTVEALQSGLLFGVAGQVEGLVSRMIGELATDEDVTVIATGYLAPLVLGECGCFTAHVPALTLRGLELAFARNQ from the coding sequence GTGCCCCGCAACGCCGCCACCGCCGGACCGATCCTCGCCGCCGACATCGGCAACAGCCACACCGTCCTGGGGGTGGTGTCGGGCGGTGACGTGCTGGCCGAGTGGCGGGTGGCGACGGTGGCGACCCGGACCTCCGACGAGTGGTCGGTGCTGCTGCGCGGCCTGCTGGGCGACCGGGCGGCCGAGATCACCGGCATCGCGGTGTGCGCCACCGTTCCTGCCGTGCTCCACGAGTGGCGCGACATGCTCGACCGGCACTTCGGGGACCTGCCCCGCCTCGTCGTCGAGCCCGGCGTCCGGACCGGCGTGCCGGTCCGCACCGACAACCCCCGCGAGGTCGGCACCGACCGGATCCTCAACGCCCTGGCCGCCGCCACCGACTTCGGCGGTCCGGCCATCGTCGTCGACTTCGGCGGCACCGCCACGACCTTCGACGTCGTCGACGCCGCCGGCCAGTACGTCGGGGGCGCCATCGCACCCGGGATCGAGCTCTCCCTCGAGGCGCTCGGACATCGCGGTGCGCAATTGCGTACGGTCGAATTGTCGAGGCCGAGATCCGTCATTGCGCGCAACACCGTCGAGGCTTTGCAGTCTGGTCTCCTATTCGGGGTCGCGGGACAGGTCGAGGGCCTCGTCTCGCGCATGATCGGTGAATTGGCGACCGACGAGGACGTCACCGTCATCGCCACCGGCTATCTCGCCCCGCTTGTCCTCGGCGAGTGCGGCTGCTTCACCGCTCACGTGCCCGCGCTCACGCTGCGGGGGCTGGAGCTGGCCTTTGCCCGCAACCAGTAA
- the nadC gene encoding carboxylating nicotinate-nucleotide diphosphorylase, with amino-acid sequence MSIARTPYDLLPPALLRELADAGLDPAAVHRMVEVAFEEDLPAGSSDVTSAAMPPMGRSSGDFRAREEGVVAGLAIAELAFRYAQGDEVSVTGRLADGSRVRPGDAVLHVEGPTRDLLTAERTALNFACHLSGVATATAHWVDALSGTRARVLDTRKTLPGWRALQKYAVRCGGGVNHRFSLADRAMVKDNHVVAAGGVVPAFEAVRAANPALRVEVEVTDLDQLRELLDAGCEEILLDNMSTATMAEAVALTAGRATLEASGGLTLERAAEVAATGVDFISVGALTHSVKVFDLGLDLVEE; translated from the coding sequence ATGAGCATCGCCCGCACGCCGTACGACCTGCTGCCGCCGGCGCTGCTGCGCGAGCTGGCGGACGCCGGGCTCGACCCGGCAGCCGTCCACCGGATGGTGGAGGTGGCCTTCGAGGAGGACCTGCCCGCCGGGTCCAGCGACGTCACCAGCGCGGCGATGCCGCCGATGGGGCGCTCCAGCGGAGACTTCCGGGCCCGTGAGGAGGGCGTGGTCGCGGGGCTCGCGATCGCCGAGCTCGCCTTCCGCTACGCGCAGGGCGACGAGGTCTCGGTCACCGGACGGCTCGCCGACGGGAGCCGGGTGCGGCCGGGCGACGCCGTCCTGCACGTCGAGGGGCCGACCCGCGACCTGCTGACGGCCGAGCGGACGGCGCTCAACTTCGCCTGCCACCTCTCGGGCGTCGCCACCGCCACCGCGCACTGGGTCGACGCCCTGTCCGGCACCCGTGCCCGGGTCCTGGACACCCGCAAGACCCTGCCGGGCTGGCGCGCCCTCCAGAAGTACGCCGTGCGCTGCGGCGGCGGCGTCAACCACCGCTTCAGCCTGGCGGACCGGGCGATGGTGAAGGACAACCACGTGGTGGCCGCCGGTGGCGTGGTCCCGGCCTTCGAGGCGGTCAGGGCCGCCAACCCGGCGCTGCGGGTGGAGGTCGAGGTGACCGACCTCGACCAGCTCCGCGAGCTGCTCGACGCCGGCTGCGAGGAGATCCTGCTCGACAACATGAGCACCGCCACGATGGCCGAGGCGGTCGCGCTGACGGCGGGCCGCGCCACGCTGGAGGCCTCCGGCGGGCTGACCCTCGAGCGGGCGGCCGAGGTGGCCGCGACCGGCGTCGACTTCATCTCTGTCGGCGCGCTGACCCACTCCGTCAAGGTCTTCGACCTCGGCCTGGACCTCGTGGAGGAGTGA
- a CDS encoding L-aspartate oxidase, which produces MSRPSSVSGRLSAPEPGWTTYADVVVVGSGIAGLTAALRLYGQVGKILVVTKDVLDAGSTQWAQGGIAAALGPGDTPAQHEHDTLVAGAGGCDRDAVRALVTEGPAAVRELISWGAVFDQHEGALSLTREGGHLRDRIAHAGGDATGAEIQRALIAAVGKAPEIEVIQHALAVDLLPAADGGVAGLTLHVLGEGQIDGVGQVLCRAVVLASGGLGQVFSQSTNPSVATGDGMALAIRAGATLRDLEFVQFHPTVMWLGEESQGQQPLISEAVRGEGAFLFDDAGRRIMEGVHPLADLAPRDVVAKAITRRMHETGRPHAWLDARHLGADFWERRFPTILATARVHGVDPVSELIPVAPAQHYASGGVATDLWGRAAGVPGLYATGEVACSGVHGANRLASNSLLEGLVFSRRIAEVLPGELRDRTDPVVDPRPEGLLPGSARSAVQEVMTDRVGVLRTAAGLASAGSDLAALAAEPATEPGPDSWETTNLVTVSRALTAAATLREETRGSHWRDDFPARDDAEWAGHIDVVVDRGRPVATFHPAPATDGESS; this is translated from the coding sequence GTGTCCCGGCCCTCGAGCGTCTCCGGACGTCTCAGCGCACCCGAGCCCGGGTGGACGACGTACGCCGACGTCGTCGTGGTCGGCTCCGGCATCGCCGGACTCACGGCGGCGCTCCGGCTCTACGGCCAGGTCGGCAAGATCCTGGTGGTCACCAAGGACGTCCTCGACGCCGGCTCGACCCAGTGGGCCCAGGGGGGCATCGCCGCCGCGCTCGGCCCCGGGGACACCCCAGCCCAGCACGAGCACGACACGCTGGTCGCCGGAGCCGGGGGGTGTGACCGCGACGCCGTCCGGGCCCTGGTCACCGAGGGCCCGGCAGCCGTGCGCGAGCTCATCAGCTGGGGCGCGGTCTTCGACCAGCACGAGGGCGCCCTGTCCCTCACCCGGGAGGGCGGGCACCTCCGCGACCGGATCGCGCACGCGGGCGGCGACGCGACCGGTGCGGAGATCCAGCGGGCGCTGATCGCGGCTGTCGGGAAGGCCCCCGAGATCGAGGTGATCCAGCACGCGCTCGCGGTCGACCTGCTGCCGGCCGCCGACGGTGGCGTCGCTGGCCTGACCCTCCACGTCCTCGGCGAGGGCCAGATCGACGGGGTCGGGCAGGTGCTGTGCCGCGCCGTCGTGCTGGCCAGCGGCGGCCTGGGGCAGGTCTTCTCGCAGTCGACCAACCCCTCGGTCGCCACCGGCGACGGGATGGCGCTGGCGATCCGGGCGGGCGCCACCCTGCGCGACCTGGAGTTCGTGCAGTTCCACCCGACCGTGATGTGGCTGGGCGAGGAGTCCCAGGGGCAGCAGCCGCTGATCTCGGAGGCCGTCCGCGGCGAGGGCGCCTTCCTCTTCGACGACGCCGGCCGCCGGATCATGGAGGGCGTCCACCCGCTCGCCGACCTGGCTCCCCGCGACGTGGTCGCGAAGGCGATCACCCGGCGGATGCACGAGACCGGCCGCCCGCACGCCTGGCTGGACGCCCGCCACCTCGGGGCCGACTTCTGGGAGCGGCGGTTCCCGACCATCCTCGCCACCGCCCGCGTCCACGGGGTCGATCCCGTGAGCGAGCTGATCCCCGTGGCACCGGCCCAGCACTACGCCTCGGGCGGTGTCGCCACCGACCTGTGGGGCCGGGCCGCCGGCGTGCCCGGGCTCTACGCCACCGGCGAGGTGGCCTGCTCCGGCGTCCACGGCGCCAACCGGCTCGCCTCCAACTCGCTCCTCGAGGGCCTGGTGTTCTCGCGCCGGATCGCCGAGGTGCTCCCCGGCGAGCTGCGCGACCGGACCGATCCGGTGGTCGACCCGCGCCCGGAGGGGCTGCTGCCGGGCTCGGCGCGGTCGGCCGTGCAGGAGGTCATGACCGACCGGGTGGGCGTGCTGCGCACTGCCGCTGGGCTCGCGAGCGCCGGCAGCGACCTGGCCGCGCTGGCCGCGGAGCCCGCGACCGAGCCCGGCCCGGACTCCTGGGAGACCACCAACCTCGTGACCGTGAGCCGGGCCCTCACCGCCGCGGCGACGCTGCGCGAGGAGACCCGCGGCTCCCACTGGCGCGACGACTTCCCGGCCCGCGACGACGCCGAGTGGGCCGGCCACATCGACGTCGTCGTCGACCGTGGTCGCCCGGTGGCGACCTTCCACCCGGCCCCCGCGACCGACGGAGAGTCCTCATGA
- a CDS encoding EamA family transporter: MTTTTSGRATAAVRTGVGLSVASMLCVQLGLAASVGLVDQLGSDGVACLRLVWAGALLLVIVRPRRSDYSARGFRAAALLGVVTAGVTLLFMEAVARLPLGTASALEFLGPLGVAVARGRGGHRLWPALAAVGVVLLTEPWSGAVDPVGVAFALGAALCWAGYILLTQHVGDEVEGIHGLAVSMPVAGLVSALVAGPALVERLTPELLLIGLGLAVLLPVVPFTLELLALRRLTTAAFGTLMSLEPAIALVVGLVALQQVPGATAVLGIALVVTAGIGAQRSGARVPVDATVEAVR; encoded by the coding sequence ATGACCACCACGACCTCCGGGCGAGCGACCGCCGCCGTGCGTACGGGCGTCGGCCTGTCGGTGGCCTCGATGCTCTGCGTGCAGCTCGGCCTCGCCGCCTCGGTGGGGCTGGTCGACCAGCTCGGCAGCGATGGCGTGGCCTGCCTGCGGCTGGTGTGGGCCGGCGCGCTGCTCCTCGTGATCGTCCGGCCGCGCCGCTCCGACTACTCCGCCCGCGGCTTCCGGGCGGCCGCGCTGCTCGGGGTGGTGACGGCGGGGGTCACCCTGCTGTTCATGGAGGCGGTGGCCCGGCTGCCGCTCGGCACGGCCAGCGCGCTGGAGTTCCTCGGACCGCTGGGCGTCGCGGTGGCCCGCGGCCGTGGCGGCCACCGGTTGTGGCCGGCGCTCGCCGCCGTCGGCGTGGTGCTCCTGACCGAGCCGTGGAGCGGTGCCGTGGACCCGGTCGGGGTGGCCTTCGCGCTGGGCGCCGCCCTCTGCTGGGCCGGCTACATCCTGCTCACCCAGCACGTCGGTGACGAGGTGGAGGGGATCCACGGCCTGGCGGTCTCGATGCCCGTCGCCGGGCTGGTCTCCGCACTCGTCGCCGGTCCCGCCCTCGTCGAGCGGCTCACGCCCGAGCTGCTCCTGATCGGGCTCGGCCTCGCCGTGCTGCTGCCGGTCGTGCCGTTCACGCTGGAGCTGTTGGCGCTGCGGCGGCTGACCACCGCGGCGTTCGGCACCCTGATGAGCCTCGAGCCCGCGATCGCCCTCGTCGTCGGGCTGGTGGCGCTGCAGCAGGTGCCGGGGGCCACGGCCGTGCTCGGGATCGCGCTGGTCGTCACGGCCGGCATCGGGGCTCAGCGGTCCGGGGCGCGGGTCCCGGTCGACGCCACGGTCGAAGCGGTGCGCTGA
- a CDS encoding LysR family transcriptional regulator, translating to MDPRRLDLLLQLSRLGSMRAVAEERRLTTSTVSQQISTLAREAGTPLVEPDGRRVRLTPAGRRLADHAVTILAAIEVARRDLDPGSEPAGTVRVGGFATCIRRTLLPVVDRLDATHPDTRVVVSELEPGEAYAALAVDDIDLALVYDYDLAPAGPPDDVEAVHLWSADWGLAVPEGDGLPSGDATTVMAAYAGHGWIVNSRNTADESVVRILASRAGFTPQVRHRADSLDLVEHLVASGFGVGLVPVDRDLRPGVRVLPLRDPGAALRAYAATRRGRSAWSPLRLVLDHLVAGSEQGRVSGP from the coding sequence GTGGACCCGCGTCGCCTCGACCTGCTCCTCCAGCTCTCCCGGCTGGGGTCGATGCGGGCCGTCGCCGAGGAGCGCCGCCTCACGACGTCGACGGTGTCGCAGCAGATCTCGACGCTGGCCCGCGAGGCGGGCACCCCCCTGGTCGAGCCCGACGGACGCCGGGTCCGGCTCACGCCGGCCGGGCGCCGGCTCGCCGACCACGCGGTCACGATCCTCGCCGCGATCGAGGTGGCCCGCCGCGACCTCGACCCCGGGAGCGAGCCCGCCGGGACGGTCCGGGTGGGCGGCTTCGCCACCTGCATCCGCAGGACGCTGCTCCCCGTGGTCGACCGGCTCGACGCCACCCATCCCGACACCCGGGTGGTGGTGAGCGAGCTCGAGCCCGGGGAGGCCTACGCCGCGCTGGCCGTCGACGACATCGACCTGGCCCTGGTCTACGACTACGACCTGGCCCCGGCCGGGCCGCCCGACGACGTCGAGGCCGTCCACCTCTGGTCGGCGGACTGGGGCCTGGCGGTCCCGGAGGGGGACGGCCTGCCCAGCGGCGACGCGACGACCGTGATGGCGGCGTACGCCGGGCACGGCTGGATCGTCAACAGCCGCAACACCGCAGACGAGTCGGTCGTGCGGATCCTCGCCTCGCGCGCCGGCTTCACCCCGCAGGTCCGGCACCGGGCCGACAGCCTCGACCTGGTCGAGCACCTCGTGGCGTCCGGCTTCGGGGTCGGCCTGGTCCCGGTCGACCGCGACCTCCGGCCCGGGGTGCGGGTGCTGCCGCTGCGTGACCCCGGCGCCGCGCTGCGAGCGTACGCCGCCACCCGTCGCGGCCGGTCGGCGTGGTCACCCCTGCGCCTGGTCCTCGACCACCTGGTGGCCGGTTCGGAGCAGGGACGCGTCAGCGGGCCGTGA
- the panD gene encoding aspartate 1-decarboxylase, protein MLRTMMKSKIHRATVTQADLHYVGSVTVDQDLLDAADLLPGELVHIVDVTNGARLETYTIAGERGSGVIGINGAAARLVAPGDVVILIGYGQMETDEARAFVPSVVFVDADNRVVDTGSDPAAVVAGVTGDLVRGDLTAR, encoded by the coding sequence ATGCTGCGGACGATGATGAAGAGCAAGATCCACCGGGCCACCGTCACCCAGGCCGACCTTCACTACGTCGGCTCGGTGACGGTCGACCAGGACCTGCTCGACGCGGCCGACCTGCTGCCGGGCGAGCTGGTCCACATCGTCGACGTCACCAACGGTGCCCGGCTCGAGACCTACACCATCGCCGGGGAGCGCGGCTCGGGCGTGATCGGCATCAACGGGGCCGCGGCCCGGCTGGTCGCCCCGGGCGACGTGGTGATCCTGATCGGCTACGGGCAGATGGAGACCGACGAGGCGAGGGCCTTCGTGCCGAGCGTGGTCTTCGTGGACGCCGACAACCGGGTCGTCGACACCGGCTCCGACCCCGCCGCCGTCGTCGCCGGGGTGACCGGCGACCTCGTGCGAGGCGACCTCACGGCCCGCTGA
- the panC gene encoding pantoate--beta-alanine ligase, whose amino-acid sequence MTSAPVVAATRHELADLLGDARRAGGRVALVPTMGALHEGHASLVRRARDEVGPEGRVVVSIFVNPMQFGPGEDLDRYPRSFDADLATCAREGADLVFAPAVDEVYPGGEPMVTVAPGPLAEVLEGAVRPGHFRGVLTVVAKLLGLVRPDVAVFGEKDYQQLVLIRRMAADLCLPVTIVGAPTQREPDGLALSSRNRYLDPAQRRCAAGLHRVLLAARGSQQEGLASALAAARATLRASQGLDLDYLVVTDPDLGELPADPAPGTPARVLVAARVGSTRLIDNLPLTLGVPRVEQPVEQGDR is encoded by the coding sequence ATGACCTCGGCCCCGGTCGTGGCGGCGACCCGCCACGAGCTTGCCGACCTGCTCGGGGACGCGCGTCGCGCCGGGGGCAGGGTGGCCCTGGTCCCCACGATGGGCGCGCTCCACGAGGGCCACGCCAGCCTGGTGCGGCGGGCCCGGGACGAGGTCGGTCCCGAGGGACGCGTCGTGGTCTCGATCTTCGTCAACCCGATGCAGTTCGGCCCCGGCGAGGACCTCGACCGCTATCCGCGTTCCTTCGACGCCGACCTCGCGACGTGTGCCCGCGAGGGCGCCGACCTCGTCTTCGCGCCGGCCGTCGACGAGGTCTACCCGGGTGGTGAGCCGATGGTGACGGTGGCGCCGGGTCCGCTCGCCGAGGTCCTGGAGGGTGCGGTCCGGCCGGGCCACTTCCGGGGGGTGCTCACGGTGGTCGCCAAGCTGCTCGGCCTGGTGCGTCCCGACGTCGCGGTCTTCGGGGAGAAGGACTACCAGCAGCTGGTGCTGATCCGGCGGATGGCCGCGGACCTCTGCCTCCCGGTCACGATCGTGGGGGCACCGACGCAGCGGGAGCCCGACGGCCTGGCGCTGTCCTCCCGGAACCGCTACCTCGACCCCGCCCAGCGGAGGTGCGCGGCCGGGCTGCACCGGGTCCTGCTGGCCGCCCGGGGCTCGCAGCAGGAGGGGCTCGCGTCCGCGCTGGCTGCCGCCCGGGCCACGCTGCGTGCCTCCCAGGGGCTCGACCTCGACTACCTCGTCGTCACCGACCCCGACCTCGGCGAGCTGCCCGCCGACCCCGCACCCGGGACCCCGGCGCGGGTCCTGGTCGCGGCGCGGGTCGGCAGCACCCGCCTCATCGACAACCTGCCCCTCACCCTGGGCGTCCCGCGCGTCGAGCAACCCGTCGAGCAAGGAGACCGCTGA
- a CDS encoding Rossmann-like and DUF2520 domain-containing protein encodes MSSSTTPAPLRVGVIGAGRVGAVLAAALRDAGHEVVAAAGESDASRGRIDALLPGTPVRKPSAVARASDLLLLTVPDDMLPNVVTMLAASGALREGQYVAHTSGRHGLAVLGPATALGVRPMALHPAMTFTGTAVDLPRLDGCVFGVTAGDAEREVAARLVADLGGRPMWVPEERRSLYHAGLAHGANHLVTLVSEAMELLSASGADDPAATLRPLLQAALDNALEQGDSALTGPIVRGDVETVRAHLAEVTANAPDTLPSYVALGRATLDRVVTDGRVLPIRAAKIRRVLDAAVAPAALRAPR; translated from the coding sequence ATGAGCAGCTCCACCACGCCTGCCCCGCTCCGGGTCGGGGTCATCGGCGCCGGCCGCGTCGGCGCCGTCCTCGCAGCGGCCCTGCGGGACGCCGGGCACGAGGTCGTCGCCGCCGCGGGCGAGTCCGACGCTTCCCGGGGGCGCATCGACGCCCTGCTCCCCGGGACCCCGGTCCGCAAGCCGTCCGCCGTCGCGCGGGCGTCCGACCTGCTGCTGCTCACCGTCCCCGACGACATGCTGCCCAACGTGGTCACGATGCTGGCTGCGAGCGGAGCGCTGCGCGAGGGCCAGTACGTCGCCCACACCTCGGGCCGCCACGGGCTCGCGGTCCTCGGGCCGGCGACCGCCCTCGGCGTACGCCCGATGGCGCTGCACCCCGCGATGACCTTCACCGGCACGGCCGTCGACCTGCCCCGCCTCGACGGTTGCGTCTTCGGCGTGACCGCGGGTGACGCCGAGCGCGAGGTCGCCGCACGGCTGGTGGCCGACCTCGGCGGGCGCCCGATGTGGGTCCCCGAGGAGCGGCGCAGCCTCTACCACGCCGGCCTCGCCCACGGCGCCAACCACCTGGTGACCCTGGTCAGCGAGGCGATGGAGCTGCTCTCGGCCTCCGGCGCGGACGACCCCGCAGCGACGCTCCGCCCGCTGCTGCAGGCGGCGCTCGACAACGCCCTCGAGCAGGGCGACAGCGCCCTGACCGGGCCGATCGTGCGCGGTGACGTCGAGACGGTGCGCGCCCACCTCGCCGAGGTGACGGCCAACGCCCCCGACACGCTCCCGTCGTACGTCGCGCTGGGGCGGGCCACGCTCGACCGGGTCGTCACCGACGGCCGGGTGCTCCCGATCCGCGCCGCGAAGATCCGCCGCGTGCTCGACGCCGCCGTGGCGCCGGCCGCCCTCCGCGCCCCGCGATGA